A single genomic interval of Halobacillus halophilus DSM 2266 harbors:
- a CDS encoding DUF1028 domain-containing protein, translating to MNKNKSNIIATFSIAGYDPKTGELGVAVQSKFLGVGSVVPWAKAGVGAIATQAFANPSYGPNGLSLLEEGHTASEVIEKLTAEDEFSEDRQVGIVDAKGNTATFTGKQCYEWAGGITGEHYAAQGNILVNEETVTHMGRAFEQASGSLADRLLEGLKAAQKAGGDSRGKQSAAIYVVKDKGGYGGLSDVFVDLRVDDHPEPIQELIRIYQLQQLYFGETLEEHRLPVEGEVKADIIAQLHRLNYMESVDLPDSDLYDALTAYLHTENFEGREQERGWIDQKVLAFMKNQK from the coding sequence ATGAATAAAAATAAATCGAATATTATCGCCACGTTTTCTATCGCAGGATATGATCCGAAAACGGGAGAGTTAGGAGTGGCCGTACAGTCGAAGTTTCTAGGGGTAGGTTCGGTTGTTCCCTGGGCCAAAGCGGGTGTGGGAGCCATTGCGACCCAGGCTTTTGCTAACCCTTCCTACGGACCGAATGGACTTTCCCTTCTTGAAGAAGGTCATACAGCGAGTGAAGTGATTGAGAAACTGACGGCGGAGGATGAATTTTCAGAAGATCGTCAGGTAGGAATAGTAGATGCAAAAGGAAATACTGCCACTTTCACAGGTAAGCAGTGTTATGAGTGGGCAGGCGGCATAACCGGAGAACATTATGCGGCACAGGGAAATATTCTGGTGAACGAAGAAACGGTAACCCATATGGGGCGTGCTTTTGAGCAAGCTTCGGGGTCTCTCGCTGACCGTTTGCTGGAAGGATTAAAAGCTGCCCAGAAAGCTGGAGGAGACAGCCGCGGAAAACAATCTGCTGCTATTTATGTTGTCAAAGATAAAGGCGGGTACGGCGGCTTGAGTGACGTTTTTGTGGATCTTCGCGTGGATGATCACCCTGAACCTATCCAGGAACTTATACGCATTTATCAACTGCAGCAGCTCTATTTTGGAGAAACGCTAGAGGAGCATAGGTTACCCGTTGAAGGGGAAGTGAAAGCGGATATTATCGCTCAACTCCACCGGTTAAACTACATGGAAAGCGTCGATTTACCAGACTCTGACTTGTATGATGCGCTAACAGCTTATCTGCATACGGAAAACTTTGAGGGCAGAGAACAGGAAAGAGGTTGGATCGACCAGAAAGTCCTCGCGTTTATGAAAAACCAGAAATAG
- a CDS encoding IS3-like element ISHaha3 family transposase (programmed frameshift) produces MSKLTSQEKYLIVQRYLTENVSFRDLEKELGVDSSSIRYWVKLSEYHGSEAFDFPYTNYSAAFKLKVIQRIEEEEYSIREASAMFHIPDFSMVRRWRKKWLEGGKQALESARKGPTQMTSHKKKEDSMDSYEALKKENERFRMENEYFKKVRDLSSKKESISKEEQAQVIDELRFHFPVKQLTEIADIPRSTYYHWKEKQLEPKTDRPLKELITSIFKEHKGRYGYRRIENELRNLGHEVNHKKVYRLMKELGLQSTVKMKKYRSYKGKVGQTAPNILNRNFKADQPNQKWVTDITEFKLFGEKLYLSPVLDLFNGEIITYTIGSRPTYSLVNNMLDQAFERLHPSDELVMHSDQGWHYQMAPYRKKLKDHQVTQSMSRKGNCHDNAVMENFFGIMKSEFLYLREFESVAHFKQELEEYIHYYNHKRIKSKLRISPISYRARFQELA; encoded by the exons ATGTCTAAACTTACTTCTCAAGAAAAGTACCTGATCGTCCAACGTTATCTCACGGAAAATGTCAGTTTCCGTGACTTAGAAAAAGAGTTGGGAGTGGATAGTTCTTCCATCCGTTATTGGGTGAAATTATCCGAATATCATGGTAGTGAAGCCTTCGACTTCCCCTATACAAACTATTCAGCTGCCTTTAAACTGAAAGTAATTCAACGTATAGAGGAAGAAGAATATTCGATTCGAGAAGCTTCCGCTATGTTTCACATCCCCGATTTCTCCATGGTACGCCGATGGCGTAAGAAGTGGCTGGAAGGCGGAAAACAAGCCCTTGAATCTGCAAGGAAGGGGCCAACACAGATGACGTCTCATAAGAAGAAAGAAGATTCAATGGATTCTTATGAAGCCTTAAAGAAAGAGAATGAACGCTTCCGGATGGAAAATGAATACT TTAAAAAAGTTAGAGACCTTAGCTCAAAAAAAGAAAGCATCTCGAAAGAAGAACAAGCGCAAGTAATCGATGAGTTAAGGTTTCATTTTCCAGTTAAACAGCTGACGGAAATAGCTGATATCCCTAGAAGTACCTATTACCATTGGAAAGAAAAGCAACTCGAGCCAAAAACGGACCGACCATTAAAGGAGCTTATCACCTCCATTTTTAAAGAACATAAAGGTCGCTACGGCTATCGCCGCATTGAAAATGAGCTTCGTAATCTAGGTCATGAAGTGAACCATAAAAAAGTCTATCGTCTTATGAAAGAACTGGGGCTTCAGTCTACGGTGAAAATGAAGAAATATCGTTCTTATAAAGGGAAAGTTGGTCAAACGGCTCCAAACATCTTAAATCGGAATTTCAAGGCGGATCAGCCGAATCAGAAATGGGTGACAGACATTACGGAGTTCAAGCTATTTGGCGAGAAGCTTTATCTTTCCCCTGTCTTAGATCTATTCAATGGAGAAATCATCACGTACACAATTGGTTCCAGACCCACCTATTCCTTGGTGAACAACATGTTAGACCAAGCATTTGAACGCCTTCATCCATCGGATGAACTGGTTATGCACTCCGACCAGGGATGGCATTACCAAATGGCTCCCTATCGAAAGAAATTGAAAGACCATCAAGTTACCCAAAGCATGTCCAGAAAAGGGAATTGTCATGATAACGCCGTTATGGAGAACTTTTTCGGTATCATGAAATCGGAATTCCTTTATTTAAGAGAATTTGAAAGTGTGGCCCATTTCAAACAAGAATTAGAGGAATATATCCATTATTATAATCATAAACGCATCAAATCGAAGCTCAGAATAAGCCCCATTTCCTATCGAGCCCGCTTTCAAGAATTGGCGTGA